From Apteryx mantelli isolate bAptMan1 chromosome 32, bAptMan1.hap1, whole genome shotgun sequence, the proteins below share one genomic window:
- the LOC106488455 gene encoding C-type lectin domain family 2 member E-like isoform X2 produces MSDPAPEPLDHVLLAPESVTGVRQEQNRSCFTEEVQEQTLDEPGSPGRVGRGSAVLAGTKKRVLMGNLCRPRRWHLPVLAVSMALNVVLLVCIAVVAASRRSNPQTAGAATAVLGCHDEWIGYREMCYYLSQEQGSWDSSQHVCSLLGASLAVLKREWEVHFLRQLKGSADCWLGLHRRDGLLVWADSTVYNETFPVHGQGACAYISNDAITSSSCSQLRPYICSMALPPIGLL; encoded by the exons ATGAGTGATCCAGCGCCGGAACCTCTGGACCACGTGCTGTTAGCCCCTGAATCTGTGACTGGTGTAAGGCAAGAGCAGAACAGGTCCTGCTTCACTGAAGAAGTCCAAGAGCAGACCCTGGACGAACCGGGGTCCCCCGGCAGAGTTGGGCGTGGGTCTGCTGTGTTGGCAGGCACGAAGAAGAGGGTGCTGATGG GCAACCTGTGCAGACCCCGTCGATGGCACCTCCCAGTGCTGGCTGTGAGCATGGCCCTAAATGTCGTTCTGCTCGTTTGCATTGCTGTAGTGGCAG CAAGCCGGCGTAGCAACCCCCAAACTGCTGGCGCTGCCACCGCTGTGCTGGGCTGCCATGATGAATGGATCGGGTACCGCGAGATGTGCTACTACCTCTCACAGGAGCAGGGGAGCTGGGACTCGAGCCAGCATGTCTGCTCCTTGCTGGGGGCCTCGCTGGCTGTGCTGAAGCGGGAGTGGGAAGTG CATTTCCTCAGGCAGCTCAAAGGCTCCGCTGACTGCTGGTTGGGGCTGCACAGGCGGGACGGGCTCCTGGTGTGGGCGGACAGCACCGTCTACAATGAAAC GTTCCCGGTTCATGGCCAAGGAGCCTGCGCCTACATTAGCAACGATGCCATCACCAGTTCCAGCTGCTCCCAGCTCAGGCCTTATATCTGCAGCATGGCGCTGCCTCCGATCGGCCTGCTCTGA
- the LOC106488455 gene encoding C-type lectin domain family 2 member E-like isoform X1, with protein sequence MSDPAPEPLDHVLLAPESVTGVRQEQNRSCFTEEVQEQTLDEPGSPGRVGRGSAVLAGTKKRVLMGESKVWGAERGRCPSGSVPAGLLPALGQPHLRCERLFVPPGNLCRPRRWHLPVLAVSMALNVVLLVCIAVVAASRRSNPQTAGAATAVLGCHDEWIGYREMCYYLSQEQGSWDSSQHVCSLLGASLAVLKREWEVHFLRQLKGSADCWLGLHRRDGLLVWADSTVYNETFPVHGQGACAYISNDAITSSSCSQLRPYICSMALPPIGLL encoded by the exons ATGAGTGATCCAGCGCCGGAACCTCTGGACCACGTGCTGTTAGCCCCTGAATCTGTGACTGGTGTAAGGCAAGAGCAGAACAGGTCCTGCTTCACTGAAGAAGTCCAAGAGCAGACCCTGGACGAACCGGGGTCCCCCGGCAGAGTTGGGCGTGGGTCTGCTGTGTTGGCAGGCACGAAGAAGAGGGTGCTGATGGGTGAGTCCAAGGTGTGGGGCGCGGAGAGGGGCCGGTGTCCCTCTGGCAGTGTCCCCGCtggcctgctgcctgctctgggaCAGCCGCATCTCCGCTGTGAGCGGCTTTTTGTTCCTCCAGGCAACCTGTGCAGACCCCGTCGATGGCACCTCCCAGTGCTGGCTGTGAGCATGGCCCTAAATGTCGTTCTGCTCGTTTGCATTGCTGTAGTGGCAG CAAGCCGGCGTAGCAACCCCCAAACTGCTGGCGCTGCCACCGCTGTGCTGGGCTGCCATGATGAATGGATCGGGTACCGCGAGATGTGCTACTACCTCTCACAGGAGCAGGGGAGCTGGGACTCGAGCCAGCATGTCTGCTCCTTGCTGGGGGCCTCGCTGGCTGTGCTGAAGCGGGAGTGGGAAGTG CATTTCCTCAGGCAGCTCAAAGGCTCCGCTGACTGCTGGTTGGGGCTGCACAGGCGGGACGGGCTCCTGGTGTGGGCGGACAGCACCGTCTACAATGAAAC GTTCCCGGTTCATGGCCAAGGAGCCTGCGCCTACATTAGCAACGATGCCATCACCAGTTCCAGCTGCTCCCAGCTCAGGCCTTATATCTGCAGCATGGCGCTGCCTCCGATCGGCCTGCTCTGA